Within the Catalinimonas niigatensis genome, the region AAAAGAGAAAACACGGCTAAGGTTGTATAAATTCTTGAAAATTTTAGGATACTGATTGATCAATACCGCATACATTACCAAAAGAAGCAAAAGGCCTACAGTGAAAAAATCTTTAAGTAAGGTAATTTCCCTTTTGTATGAAAGATTGGCGAGCTGGCTACCAGTAGCTGATTTTGCTTGTACTATCCAAAAGCCTACTTCTTCAAAATTTTTGTGTGATTGAAATATAGAAATTAGAATGCTTTCCTTAGCGTAAATCTCTCGCAAGCTATCAACATCCATTAGCATACACACTTTATCCTGCTGATAGGAAGATATCTTTTTTCCCATCAAGATAGCACTATTAGCAGGAGTACATATGAGAATTTGGTTTCCACTATACTTTAAGGCGTCAATTATTGCTCCTACTACAGGCACACCCGACATACTTTTATCAATGTAAGGGACGTAGCGATCGTTTTTATCAATTGTCACCCATTCTCTGTTCAAATCTTTAATGACTTCGTATTCTTCCTGCCAGGTCTTGGGCAGGGCTTGACTTCTCAGTAAAGAAGTACTGAGAAAAAAACATATTAGTATCAAGCAGAAATTTCTCATATGATATAAACTAGCTTTCTCCTTCCCTTAGCAGCAGTAATTATACCGCAAATGTAATGTTCTTCAGCCTTACAGGCTGATATTCATGTAATAAATTTTGATTACTAGCTTCTGACGGCTTTCAAAATCGGCTAATATAGCCAAAGTGTATCTTTGATAAACTAAAATTCAGGGCCTCATTCTCTACTTTGCCTAAGGCATATGCCAGATTGAAAATACCCACTTCAGTTGTAAGGCTAATTCCTAAACCCAAGCCTAAAGGAGATACCTGATATCCTCCCCCCCCCTGACGCCCCAAGATAGCCTGATCATAAAAGATATATAGATACGATTGTGTCTGCTCTTTATGTTCAAGCAATAGGCGTAATTCTAGATTAGACAGCCCATAATAAGATGCAAAAAAGAAATTGTCGTTAAACCCTCTTAATGAGTTTAATCCACCCAAACGGTACAAATCGTTCAAATACAAATTTTCTCCATGTAGATAAGCTCCACTTAAACGATAAAAAATCACCCAAAACTTTCCTAAACTATGATATTGTCTTAAGTCTATTCGGGTAAAGGGTTGCCAATTAATTTCTTCTTCTGTCTCAATAGAAATATCTTGACTACTTTTTCTACCTATTCCTACACTGCTATAAAGATGCCATCCTCGGGTTGGAAGTAGTATGTCGTTTAGGCGATTGAGTTGCAATGAAACTCCTACATTAAGCAAACTAAAGTTACCCAATGAACCTACCAAATTATTTGTATTGACTGGCGGTCTTGCCTCAGTAAGTGTATGGCTATTACGAATGTCCGTGGTAAAACTGATTAAGCTAGCCTGTGACAAAGGATACGAGAGATTAAAACTCAAATTACGATTAATGTAGAGGGTATCTTCCTTCAGGATATTAAACCCTATTCCCGCCTGAAAAGGGGTTCGGAAGAGATAGGGATGCTGATAATTCACCGACAGTTGCTGAGATTCTACCTGAAGCCGTTGCCATTGAAGGTTAAACTGCTTACCACTTTTCATCAAGTTATTTAGGAGGATTTCTACCTTACCAGTGAGCAACAAGTTCCCGCCTTCATTCTCATTAGGCAGTAAATTTACCAGCCCATCCATCTGATTGCTCTCTCTTTCCTCCAGAGTAAGATGCACCTCCGCTTCATCATTTTGAAAACTTATTTTCGGGGTTGCGCTCAGCTCGAGATATGGTATACTTCTCAACGTATTTTGTATGCGGCTTACTTTTTTCTCACTGTAAGCACTTCCAGAAGCGATCTTGAGAATAGTCGCCAGAAAATCCGGTTTGACCTTAGATGTACCACTGATCTCTAAATCTCCAAAAGTAATATAAGGGCCTGATGTATAATGTATTGCAGCTTGAACTTCATTATTCTCTATACGAACCTGCGTAAGTTGCACACTGGCAAAAGGAAAGCCTTCGTTTTCTGCTGCTTTCAGAATGTTTTCCATCAATCTTTGAACATCCTCATAAGAGAAGGGCCGATTTAGAAAAAACCTCTCCCGGAATCCCGAATGCTCTTGCATCAAAGGATTAAGATTGCCAGGCTGGAGGTATGCCCAGTGGTAACGATCTCCAACGTCTAAGTTCACCTGCCATTGGCTGCTGTCTATTGATTGCAAATGACTAGCTGAAGCGGTAAAATAACCGTCACTTTGTAATTTGCTGATCAATTGACCGACAGCCTGTAAAGCCCCTAAGCTATCAGGTTGTCGAACTGACAAATCGTAATGTTTCAGAATTTGTTTATCCTGCTCAGAACTGATAACAGAGATCGCCTGCCCTCTCACTTGCTGGTGAAAGAAACAGGAAAACACAGCATATAGGAAAATAATATTTGATAACTTCCTGAACATCAGCTACAATACGTTGTCTGATTTGACGTATTGTAAAACTCAATAAAAAACCCGGAAATGCAAAGTATACAAATGGATCAGGCTTACATGTAAGAATGTTGTGCAGAATTAAGCAATATCACCAAAATACATAAAAGGATCTTGGTGCCATGGCTTTAAATTAATAGAGTTTGTTTAATCATTTTTAAATATACCGTTCTAACCAAGACCCTATATTATTTGAAAAACTCATTGGTATATAACATAGAAGAATCTATCTGCCCATGATTCATGGGTATTCCTTCTTCATCTTTCAGTACCTGACACTGAATCATCCAATCAATATAGTCTACCCACCGCTGTCCTTCCATAAAGCCCCAGCGGTCGTTGGGAGTTAAGATAGCTGGCTGTAACATTTTTAGTGATTCTTCCAGAAAATCTATATTTTCAAACTCCTTGCC harbors:
- a CDS encoding DUF4271 domain-containing protein; translation: MRNFCLILICFFLSTSLLRSQALPKTWQEEYEVIKDLNREWVTIDKNDRYVPYIDKSMSGVPVVGAIIDALKYSGNQILICTPANSAILMGKKISSYQQDKVCMLMDVDSLREIYAKESILISIFQSHKNFEEVGFWIVQAKSATGSQLANLSYKREITLLKDFFTVGLLLLLVMYAVLINQYPKIFKNLYNLSRVFSFKVRDDNIRVRLINEAHVMFLIQHCFLLGFLLIILVSTTDLIQINIPYLDFKPYTFSGFMLLWGQMALLVLAAIWLKYIIVMLFGVLFRFRQLRFLYMLDYMRMSLIYSAFLFALLVIVFTGIGYYNDSYFNLIVYLFILLASIRVIVLYFRLFRSASFRNIYLFSYICVAEVIPLLVGLEVLVV
- a CDS encoding BamA/TamA family outer membrane protein, with the protein product MFSCFFHQQVRGQAISVISSEQDKQILKHYDLSVRQPDSLGALQAVGQLISKLQSDGYFTASASHLQSIDSSQWQVNLDVGDRYHWAYLQPGNLNPLMQEHSGFRERFFLNRPFSYEDVQRLMENILKAAENEGFPFASVQLTQVRIENNEVQAAIHYTSGPYITFGDLEISGTSKVKPDFLATILKIASGSAYSEKKVSRIQNTLRSIPYLELSATPKISFQNDEAEVHLTLEERESNQMDGLVNLLPNENEGGNLLLTGKVEILLNNLMKSGKQFNLQWQRLQVESQQLSVNYQHPYLFRTPFQAGIGFNILKEDTLYINRNLSFNLSYPLSQASLISFTTDIRNSHTLTEARPPVNTNNLVGSLGNFSLLNVGVSLQLNRLNDILLPTRGWHLYSSVGIGRKSSQDISIETEEEINWQPFTRIDLRQYHSLGKFWVIFYRLSGAYLHGENLYLNDLYRLGGLNSLRGFNDNFFFASYYGLSNLELRLLLEHKEQTQSYLYIFYDQAILGRQGGGGYQVSPLGLGLGISLTTEVGIFNLAYALGKVENEALNFSLSKIHFGYISRF